The Aneurinibacillus migulanus genome contains the following window.
TGTTGGTAACTTCCGAACCTGTGCCGGATGTGGTCGGCAACAGAATTTTCGGGTAGCCTTTATGCTCTACCTGTCTCGTTGCTGTCAAATTCAAATAATCTTTAACCGGACCTTCATGCGCAGCCAGTACAGCGGTTAGCTTAGCCAAATCTAGCGCGCTCCCTCCACCGACACCAAGAATCAAATCAAATCCGCCGGCGCGGGTATAATCAATTAGCTTCTCCCCGCAAGCAAGCGGTGGTTCCGGCTCAATGTCAGTATATACATCCAGCTTGTAGCCTGCTGCTTTTAGCGGCCAAATTACCGTTTCTACCAATCCGATGTCAAGCAAAATCGGGTCTGTAATAACAAGAATGTTAGACGGTCCAAATTTCTTCACTTCAGGAAGAAGATTCTCCAGCGCGCCCTCTCCCGCATAGGTGAGAGGAGGCAGTGTAATTTTAGCTCCAGGCATACACACTCTCTCCCTTCTTTACTCGTAATACCCTTCCGTTGACTTACGAAACGCTTTGAACTGGTTGGCGTCATGGCCAAACCAGACTTGTGAATTCGTTTCCTTGGCAAGTCTGCGGATACGCTCTACCGCCTTTGTATATCCTAGTGAATCGTAGATGATGCCTGGTGGCTTAACTGGTGGGCCGAAGCTTTCTGCCGTATAGATGGCATCAGAAGCAAGAATAATTCCGCCTGTCTCAGGCAACGTTACATGCAGCCCGAGCATTCCCCAAGCATGTCCGCTTCCGAAATTCAGCACGCTTACCCCTTCCGCAAGTAATAAGTTATCTTCGTCCTGTTTCACGGTCTGCCACTGCAAGTTATTTTTAATCCAGGCATCAATATCTCCCCATACATATGCCCCTTCTTTTTGATTGCTAGCATACGTTTGCAGAGTTCCATTCAATTCATCTTCGTGTACAATGATAGTTGCATTTGTAAACATTTCTAAACAACCCGCATGATCGAGATGAAGATGAGACGCCACAAC
Protein-coding sequences here:
- the ahlS gene encoding AhlS family quorum-quenching N-acyl homoserine lactonase — translated: MANIIKPHPRVYVMDNGRMSMDKNWMIAMHNPASVDNPNAPAEFVEFPVYTVLIDHPEGKILFDTACNPNAMGSDGRWGKETQKMFPIVADESCWLHNRLEQLGVGPKDIKYVVASHLHLDHAGCLEMFTNATIIVHEDELNGTLQTYASNQKEGAYVWGDIDAWIKNNLQWQTVKQDEDNLLLAEGVSVLNFGSGHAWGMLGLHVTLPETGGIILASDAIYTAESFGPPVKPPGIIYDSLGYTKAVERIRRLAKETNSQVWFGHDANQFKAFRKSTEGYYE